A genomic segment from Methanolobus zinderi encodes:
- a CDS encoding nuclear transport factor 2 family protein — protein MTIAEDLKDLYSLIREENTEKLLSMFVGEPVIDTPLEGRVTGEDAFLEFVDHQHQWLKGHDVGQQFVEITANPKRICVELLLYLRHDTRNLDLLVAIVADLDGDRVSEIRIYHSMWPLTGKHKLREPILKPVDGLEEPDFVKQYMQALGNGDYEAVTSLFEDEGYAREPASSAFTHSGKAGLKDFYSKILRDGGIILKHCTVTFDGKRAVIEYNADSWGETKLPPQTGVAVYELGKNWKMHAARIYDDVTPPGEQ, from the coding sequence GTGACAATAGCAGAAGACCTGAAGGATCTGTACAGCCTCATCAGGGAAGAAAATACCGAAAAACTGCTTTCCATGTTTGTGGGAGAGCCCGTGATAGACACGCCTCTTGAAGGAAGGGTTACAGGCGAAGATGCATTTCTTGAATTTGTTGACCATCAGCACCAGTGGCTCAAGGGTCACGATGTGGGACAGCAATTCGTGGAGATTACCGCAAACCCAAAGCGCATCTGTGTCGAGTTGCTTCTCTATCTACGGCATGATACGAGGAACCTGGATCTTCTGGTTGCCATAGTTGCTGACCTCGACGGTGACAGAGTATCCGAGATCAGGATATACCACAGTATGTGGCCACTGACAGGCAAACACAAGTTAAGAGAGCCAATCCTGAAACCGGTGGACGGACTTGAAGAACCCGATTTTGTAAAACAATACATGCAGGCACTGGGAAACGGCGATTATGAAGCAGTGACGAGTCTTTTCGAAGATGAAGGGTATGCCCGTGAACCCGCCAGCTCAGCTTTCACACATTCAGGAAAAGCAGGGCTGAAGGACTTCTATTCAAAGATATTGAGGGACGGCGGGATAATTCTGAAACACTGTACGGTCACCTTTGATGGAAAGCGTGCGGTGATCGAGTATAACGCCGATTCATGGGGTGAAACAAAACTGCCACCACAGACCGGTGTGGCAGTCTATGAGCTTGGAAAGAACTGGAAAATGCACGCTGCAAGGATATATGATGATGTGACACCACCCGGAGAACAATAA
- a CDS encoding NAD(P)H-dependent oxidoreductase, which produces MTVSTLKESGHEVSFHDLCAEGFDPILMGEELVSDRSDDELVQIHWNEIKEADGIVIIHPNWWGQPPAILKGWVDRVLRENVAYRFPEDDDGSGLPIGLLKARVALVFNTSNTPEERENTVFGDPLERIWKDCIFDFCGVSNFHRRMFRTIAGSTSEQRQAWLDEVMDMVCEHFPGKER; this is translated from the coding sequence GTGACTGTATCCACTCTAAAAGAGAGCGGACATGAAGTCAGCTTCCATGACCTTTGTGCAGAAGGTTTTGACCCGATCCTTATGGGCGAGGAGCTTGTGTCTGACAGATCGGATGATGAGCTGGTCCAGATCCACTGGAATGAAATAAAAGAAGCCGATGGCATAGTCATCATTCATCCCAACTGGTGGGGTCAGCCACCAGCTATACTCAAGGGATGGGTTGACAGGGTGCTGCGGGAAAATGTGGCGTACAGGTTCCCAGAGGATGATGATGGCTCAGGTCTTCCAATCGGCCTTTTGAAAGCAAGGGTTGCACTTGTGTTCAATACCTCAAACACTCCTGAGGAAAGGGAAAATACTGTTTTCGGTGACCCACTGGAAAGAATATGGAAGGACTGTATCTTTGATTTCTGCGGTGTGAGCAATTTTCACCGCAGGATGTTCAGGACCATAGCCGGGAGCACGTCTGAGCAGAGACAGGCATGGCTGGATGAAGTCATGGATATGGTCTGTGAACACTTTCCCGGCAAAGAAAGGTGA
- a CDS encoding Dabb family protein, producing the protein MLKHIVMWKLKASAEGRTKQENAKLMKEKLENLQEMISEIEIIEVGININQSDAAFDVTLYSEFRDEEALVSYQKHPEHVKVADFVGKIVNERAVVDYIV; encoded by the coding sequence ATGTTAAAACATATTGTCATGTGGAAATTAAAAGCCAGTGCCGAAGGCAGGACAAAGCAGGAGAACGCCAAACTCATGAAAGAAAAGCTTGAAAATCTCCAAGAAATGATATCTGAAATAGAGATTATCGAGGTAGGTATCAATATCAATCAGTCAGACGCTGCTTTCGATGTGACCCTGTACTCTGAATTCAGGGATGAGGAAGCACTTGTCTCCTACCAGAAGCATCCTGAACATGTCAAGGTTGCCGATTTTGTTGGCAAAATAGTAAATGAAAGGGCAGTTGTGGATTATATTGTTTGA
- a CDS encoding magnesium transporter, translating into MPHDTHYQEDDEEDEFAEAYLGDYASIRSIVGEALPFQLVATFGGVASGIVLSGMTDELQMIPGLIVIAPAVLGMRGNISSTLGSRLGSAIHMGLITKIERNPELMNNVNGSLLLSALMSFILGLLGHFITVALGMQSAGPLTLTLIAVLAGVSSGLILSVVAVFLALGMFRFGFDPDNVVTPAIATVGDIVSMIMIFLSARVVLLL; encoded by the coding sequence ATGCCTCACGATACTCATTACCAGGAAGATGATGAGGAAGACGAGTTTGCAGAAGCCTATCTCGGAGATTATGCAAGCATCAGGTCAATCGTAGGTGAGGCTCTGCCTTTCCAGCTGGTAGCAACATTTGGAGGTGTTGCATCAGGCATCGTTCTCTCGGGAATGACAGATGAACTGCAGATGATACCGGGACTAATTGTCATAGCTCCTGCAGTGCTGGGCATGCGTGGAAATATCTCATCAACCCTGGGATCCAGGCTTGGCAGTGCTATTCATATGGGACTTATAACCAAAATAGAAAGGAACCCGGAGCTGATGAACAATGTTAACGGATCACTTTTGCTCAGTGCCTTAATGTCATTTATACTCGGACTGCTGGGGCATTTTATCACAGTGGCACTGGGAATGCAGAGTGCGGGTCCTCTCACACTGACCCTTATAGCCGTTCTTGCAGGTGTTTCGTCCGGTCTGATACTCTCAGTAGTTGCTGTTTTCCTTGCTCTGGGTATGTTCCGTTTCGGTTTTGATCCTGACAATGTTGTCACCCCCGCGATAGCAACCGTTGGGGATATCGTTTCAATGATAATGATCTTCCTTTCCGCAAGGGTGGTGCTCTTACTATGA
- a CDS encoding magnesium transporter → MTYYTVRGIVGRSFPIILFTSVIGILTGQILNVELENLVSMPIILILIPALIKIGGDTGSMLGARLSSALHMGLGGNIFRNPVVRNSVLSAFIVGMCAFTFLGVVVWITGIVLDMEMAFETLMALCLVSGTFELLAVYSATLLIAFASHRFGVDPDDTVIPIIATLGDLIGVIGIFVTMNLLNII, encoded by the coding sequence ATGACCTACTACACCGTGCGCGGAATCGTGGGAAGGAGTTTTCCTATAATCCTTTTCACATCAGTGATAGGGATACTGACAGGACAGATACTCAACGTAGAGCTTGAGAACCTTGTTTCCATGCCTATCATCCTCATTCTCATCCCCGCACTGATCAAGATCGGAGGGGATACCGGAAGTATGCTTGGCGCACGCCTCTCATCAGCCCTTCACATGGGTCTTGGTGGAAACATCTTTCGCAACCCTGTGGTACGTAACAGCGTACTGTCGGCTTTTATCGTGGGCATGTGTGCCTTTACCTTTTTAGGCGTGGTTGTATGGATCACCGGTATAGTACTCGATATGGAAATGGCATTTGAAACGCTTATGGCTCTGTGTCTTGTATCAGGCACCTTCGAACTTCTGGCCGTCTATTCGGCTACCCTTCTAATTGCATTTGCTTCACACCGTTTCGGTGTGGATCCCGATGATACCGTAATTCCCATCATAGCCACACTCGGAGACCTAATCGGTGTGATTGGAATATTTGTAACCATGAATTTGTTGAATATCATCTAG
- a CDS encoding potassium channel family protein, with protein sequence MTPKEIKYVPHNLKDLLIATKDTSELMIDLAYSAMIYDDEDIAEEVINLEEKMDTLDYHMKIAAMMSARRVDEAEEMSGVLQVARASENISNAAGDIAKIVLMDMGIPTELKLAMREAEETITRATVSEDSPIAGRTLGDIELDTETGMWIIAIRRNNEWIYNPNHASRIRPDDVLFARGHDEGVPIFMELVTARKYVPREVPHERFLIDLERAVDIIVEMKNMGELSVGLAYSALLFDNEDIAYEVKALEAEMDTMKYELQHWVLETAKHVPDVNQLRGLLHLANAAEAVSDAAYTIADTVLRDIELHPVITLAVRQSDEVITKLMVQQCSPIVGKTFGHLKLETETGVHIMAIKRDDKWVYRPNKRTTIQGGDILIARGSRMGEDALFEMCACPFEAEDENKEDS encoded by the coding sequence ATGACCCCCAAGGAAATAAAGTACGTTCCGCACAATCTCAAAGACCTCCTGATAGCAACCAAGGATACATCAGAACTCATGATTGATCTTGCATATTCTGCAATGATCTACGATGACGAGGACATTGCCGAAGAGGTAATCAACCTGGAAGAGAAGATGGATACCCTTGACTATCATATGAAAATCGCTGCTATGATGAGTGCAAGGCGTGTTGATGAGGCTGAAGAGATGTCCGGTGTGTTGCAGGTTGCACGTGCATCTGAAAATATATCCAATGCAGCAGGGGATATTGCAAAGATAGTTCTCATGGACATGGGTATACCCACAGAACTCAAGCTGGCTATGAGAGAGGCAGAAGAGACTATCACAAGGGCAACTGTAAGTGAAGATTCACCAATAGCAGGGCGCACGCTTGGTGACATTGAACTGGACACCGAGACTGGGATGTGGATCATCGCCATACGCCGGAACAATGAGTGGATCTACAACCCGAACCATGCATCCAGGATACGTCCGGACGACGTGCTCTTTGCACGCGGGCATGACGAAGGTGTTCCTATCTTCATGGAGCTTGTGACAGCAAGGAAATATGTGCCAAGGGAAGTCCCGCATGAACGCTTCCTCATTGACCTTGAAAGAGCCGTGGATATCATTGTCGAAATGAAGAACATGGGAGAACTATCAGTGGGACTTGCATACTCTGCACTTCTGTTCGACAACGAGGATATAGCATATGAAGTAAAGGCACTTGAAGCTGAGATGGACACTATGAAATATGAACTCCAGCACTGGGTTCTTGAAACCGCAAAACATGTGCCCGACGTAAACCAGCTAAGAGGTCTGCTCCATCTTGCCAACGCAGCCGAGGCAGTCTCGGACGCAGCATATACCATCGCCGACACTGTCCTGAGGGATATAGAACTCCATCCGGTTATAACACTGGCTGTCAGACAGTCGGATGAGGTTATTACAAAACTCATGGTCCAGCAGTGTTCACCCATTGTAGGAAAGACATTTGGTCATCTGAAGCTGGAAACTGAGACAGGTGTGCACATAATGGCAATCAAAAGGGACGATAAATGGGTATACCGCCCAAACAAAAGAACCACAATCCAGGGAGGAGACATACTCATAGCAAGGGGTTCCAGAATGGGAGAAGATGCCCTCTTTGAGATGTGTGCATGTCCTTTTGAAGCAGAAGATGAAAATAAAGAAGATTCCTGA
- the rpiA gene encoding ribose-5-phosphate isomerase RpiA: MKERNPSGESPEKKAAGIAAAELVQDGMVVGLGTGSTTAYTIAELGRRVDEGLDIIAVVTSYQSEMLAIEAGITLTSLAEHPELDIAIDGADQINSALNVIKGGGAAHTREKVVSRSAERFVIVADESKYSEQLDHYVPLEVLPYAKELVSKHVRKLGGEPVLRLASKKDGPVISDNGNFIIDASFGVIDNPVVTSALLSQAAGIVEHGIFTNVDEVYIGKKDGSVQKLS, from the coding sequence ATGAAAGAAAGGAACCCAAGCGGGGAAAGCCCTGAAAAGAAAGCTGCAGGGATTGCAGCTGCTGAGCTTGTGCAGGATGGTATGGTGGTCGGTCTTGGTACCGGCTCAACTACCGCTTACACAATAGCCGAACTGGGAAGGCGTGTTGATGAAGGTCTTGACATCATTGCAGTTGTAACATCATACCAGTCAGAGATGCTTGCCATAGAGGCCGGCATTACCCTGACAAGTCTAGCCGAGCATCCGGAACTGGATATTGCCATAGATGGAGCGGATCAGATCAACTCGGCCCTGAACGTGATCAAAGGAGGAGGGGCTGCACACACCCGTGAGAAGGTGGTGTCCCGTTCTGCCGAGCGTTTTGTGATAGTCGCAGACGAATCCAAATACAGCGAACAACTGGATCACTATGTACCACTGGAAGTACTTCCGTATGCAAAGGAACTTGTTTCAAAGCATGTAAGGAAACTTGGCGGGGAGCCGGTACTGCGCCTTGCATCAAAAAAGGATGGTCCGGTAATATCCGACAATGGTAATTTCATTATTGACGCAAGTTTCGGTGTTATAGATAACCCTGTGGTAACATCTGCCCTTCTTTCACAGGCTGCCGGTATCGTCGAACATGGTATATTCACCAATGTCGATGAGGTATACATCGGTAAAAAGGATGGCTCAGTCCAGAAATTATCTTAA
- the aspS gene encoding aspartate--tRNA(Asn) ligase, whose amino-acid sequence MSLADLRTHYASEIKPEELGDEKVSVAGWVHEVRDLGGICFVVIRDRTGRSQVTLVKKKTDPELLDRARKLVRESVVSVTGSVKPEGKAPNGYEVIPDEITLLNEAESPLPMDTTGKVEAELDTRLDSRFIDLRREKTTAIFRIRHEVLRAVRDFLTDKGFIETSSPKVVATATEGGTSLFPITYFDREAFLNQSPQLFKQILMSGGMDRVFEIGPIFRAEEHDTRRHLNEATSIDIEASFCDHFDVMEVLENMVAYIYEQVIENASDSLEVLGVELKVPKVPFKRVTYDEAIEIVNANTDEMLNWGDDLGTSSEHAIGEYVFKETGESHYFIIDWPTEIKPFYAMPYEDNPVLSKGFDMMHRTMELSSGAQRIHIPELLIERIESQGLDPEGFEFYLKAFRYGMPPHAGWGIGCERLVMTMLGTENIRDVVLFPRDRRRLSP is encoded by the coding sequence ATGTCATTAGCAGATCTTAGGACACATTATGCATCAGAGATCAAACCCGAAGAGCTTGGCGATGAGAAAGTAAGCGTCGCAGGCTGGGTACATGAGGTCCGTGACCTCGGAGGAATTTGTTTTGTTGTGATCAGGGACCGTACAGGAAGATCCCAGGTCACACTGGTGAAAAAGAAGACAGACCCCGAACTTCTTGACAGGGCAAGAAAGCTTGTCAGAGAATCCGTGGTTTCGGTCACAGGAAGTGTCAAGCCTGAAGGCAAAGCACCGAATGGTTACGAAGTGATTCCCGATGAGATCACACTTCTCAACGAAGCAGAGTCTCCGCTTCCAATGGACACAACAGGAAAAGTTGAAGCAGAACTTGACACACGTCTGGATTCAAGGTTTATCGACCTCAGAAGGGAGAAGACCACAGCTATCTTCAGGATAAGGCACGAAGTGCTCAGGGCTGTCAGGGATTTCCTTACAGATAAGGGATTTATCGAGACATCCAGCCCGAAGGTGGTCGCAACGGCAACAGAAGGTGGAACCTCCCTATTCCCGATCACATACTTTGACAGGGAAGCCTTCCTGAACCAGAGCCCTCAGCTCTTCAAACAGATACTGATGTCCGGTGGTATGGACAGGGTATTTGAGATCGGCCCAATCTTCAGGGCAGAGGAGCACGACACCCGCAGACACCTCAACGAAGCTACTTCCATCGATATCGAGGCAAGTTTCTGTGACCACTTCGATGTAATGGAAGTGCTTGAGAACATGGTTGCATACATCTACGAACAGGTGATCGAGAATGCTTCCGATTCGCTTGAGGTTCTCGGTGTAGAGTTGAAGGTTCCCAAGGTTCCGTTCAAGAGAGTCACCTACGATGAGGCAATTGAGATTGTCAATGCAAACACCGATGAGATGCTCAACTGGGGAGATGACCTTGGAACCTCTTCAGAGCATGCAATTGGTGAGTACGTCTTCAAGGAAACAGGTGAATCACACTACTTCATCATTGACTGGCCAACTGAGATAAAGCCATTCTATGCAATGCCATACGAGGACAACCCGGTCCTTTCCAAGGGATTCGACATGATGCACAGGACAATGGAACTCTCATCCGGTGCACAGCGTATCCACATCCCTGAGCTTCTGATCGAGAGGATCGAGTCACAGGGACTTGACCCCGAAGGTTTCGAGTTCTATCTCAAGGCTTTCAGATATGGTATGCCACCTCATGCAGGATGGGGTATCGGTTGTGAAAGGCTTGTCATGACCATGCTTGGTACTGAAAATATTCGTGATGTCGTACTCTTCCCAAGGGACAGGCGCAGACTTTCTCCATAA
- the gatD gene encoding Glu-tRNA(Gln) amidotransferase subunit GatD, with amino-acid sequence MEFEEGDRVKIEKDGVEYEGIVMPSTTKHIVIKMNSGYNAGIDPENATVTVMEKKTPKDTLLPPRSPDIKVKEKASLPKVSILSTGGTIASKIDYRTGAVTASFSADDILEAIPELKEIADFSGRAIYNILSENMKADYWQALAKAIAEEIDKGADGIIVAHGTDTMMYSAAALSFMIETPVPIVFVGSQRSADRPSSDNAVNAICAAVVATSDIAEVTVVMHEGESDGRCAVHRGTKVRKMHTSRRDAFQSVNADPIAYVDYSSRKLNTTTAYIKKGEKELRLNDSLEPKCALLKFTPGASPDILSYFIDAGYKGLVIEGTGLGHVSTEWIPQVERAVGSGIPVVVTSQCLYGRVCDRVYDTGRDILKAGAIEGEDMLPEVALVKLMWALGQSDNMGTIAEIMKKDTVGEISERSLVAACECHE; translated from the coding sequence ATGGAATTTGAAGAAGGCGACAGGGTAAAAATCGAAAAGGATGGTGTGGAATACGAAGGCATCGTCATGCCGAGCACCACAAAGCATATTGTCATTAAGATGAACAGCGGATACAATGCGGGAATCGACCCTGAGAATGCCACTGTTACGGTTATGGAGAAAAAGACACCAAAGGACACACTGCTTCCTCCAAGAAGCCCTGATATTAAAGTTAAAGAGAAAGCTTCCCTGCCAAAGGTCTCGATCCTTTCCACAGGCGGTACCATCGCGAGTAAGATCGATTACAGGACAGGTGCGGTGACAGCCAGTTTCTCGGCAGACGATATCCTGGAAGCTATCCCTGAACTGAAGGAAATTGCAGATTTCAGCGGCCGTGCAATCTACAATATACTCTCTGAGAACATGAAAGCAGATTACTGGCAGGCTCTGGCAAAGGCGATAGCTGAGGAGATCGATAAAGGTGCCGACGGTATAATCGTAGCCCATGGTACTGACACCATGATGTACTCTGCTGCGGCTCTGTCTTTTATGATAGAAACCCCTGTGCCCATAGTTTTTGTGGGTTCACAGCGCAGTGCCGACAGACCGAGCAGTGACAATGCTGTGAACGCCATATGTGCTGCTGTTGTTGCTACCAGTGATATTGCAGAAGTCACGGTTGTTATGCATGAAGGTGAATCCGATGGACGATGTGCAGTTCACCGCGGAACCAAGGTCAGGAAAATGCACACATCCAGAAGGGACGCTTTCCAATCCGTCAATGCAGATCCGATAGCCTATGTGGATTATAGTAGCCGCAAGTTAAATACTACGACCGCTTACATCAAAAAAGGCGAAAAAGAGCTCAGACTGAACGATTCCCTTGAGCCAAAATGCGCACTCTTGAAGTTCACACCCGGTGCAAGCCCTGATATTCTTTCCTACTTCATTGATGCGGGCTACAAAGGCCTGGTTATAGAAGGTACCGGACTCGGACATGTTTCCACCGAGTGGATCCCGCAGGTCGAGAGGGCTGTCGGCTCTGGTATTCCTGTTGTAGTGACATCCCAGTGTCTTTATGGCAGGGTATGTGACAGGGTTTACGATACCGGCAGGGACATACTCAAAGCAGGTGCAATTGAGGGTGAGGATATGCTTCCCGAGGTCGCACTTGTGAAGCTCATGTGGGCACTGGGTCAGTCCGATAATATGGGCACTATTGCAGAGATCATGAAAAAGGACACCGTGGGCGAGATATCTGAAAGAAGTCTTGTTGCAGCCTGTGAATGCCATGAATAA
- the argH gene encoding argininosuccinate lyase, with protein MSDILRRGRLSSTPDEDILNFTSSMSADKWIFEADILVDLAHTVMLKEQGIIRKEDCSRILQGLLRIREEGIEKLDHSYEDIHISLESRLIDMVGEDVGGRMHSGRSRNDEVVTCIRIRLRDELISLMEELAQLRKNLLARASENRDTLMPGFTHLQHAQPTTFAHHILAHSGALARDTQRLMDAFSRVNECPLGAAAFASTGFDLDRERTRSLLGFEAMMENSMDAVSSRDFMIESASVLVNIMVNLSKMAEELIVWSSSEFNFVELHDSYSSTSSIMPQKKNPDTAELIRGKSGTVIGSLMGLISICKALPLSYNRDLQEATPNLWRAVETTRGAVRVMAGIFDTININTDSMALQSVMGFTTATELADTMVRAAGIPFRTAHQIVGVLARGNGDPTLEDIDSVAMDVLGEKLSDRGMSQEMLKEALDPLSNIRKRNITGAPSPDETDRAIRARSSELETEISSIAEMNKSIEDSLKILLETVESCIDEGPE; from the coding sequence ATGAGCGATATTTTACGCAGGGGACGCCTGTCTTCAACTCCAGATGAAGATATTTTGAATTTCACTTCATCCATGTCAGCTGATAAATGGATCTTCGAGGCAGATATACTCGTGGACCTGGCACATACGGTAATGCTGAAAGAACAGGGAATTATCCGGAAAGAGGATTGCAGTAGGATCCTGCAGGGTCTTCTAAGGATCAGGGAAGAGGGAATCGAGAAACTTGACCACTCCTATGAGGATATACATATCTCGCTTGAATCAAGGCTCATCGACATGGTTGGTGAGGATGTCGGAGGCAGGATGCACTCCGGTCGCTCACGTAACGATGAGGTTGTAACCTGTATCAGGATACGTCTGAGGGATGAACTGATCTCTCTTATGGAAGAGCTGGCACAGCTCCGGAAGAACCTGCTTGCAAGGGCTTCGGAGAACAGGGATACCCTGATGCCGGGATTTACTCACCTGCAGCATGCGCAGCCAACAACATTCGCTCACCATATTCTTGCACACTCCGGTGCGCTGGCAAGGGATACGCAGCGTCTGATGGATGCTTTTTCCAGGGTAAACGAATGTCCTCTTGGAGCTGCTGCCTTTGCTTCCACGGGTTTTGATCTTGACAGGGAAAGGACCCGGTCTCTGCTTGGGTTTGAAGCTATGATGGAAAACTCCATGGATGCGGTGAGCAGCCGTGATTTCATGATCGAGTCCGCGTCAGTGCTTGTGAATATCATGGTGAACTTGAGCAAGATGGCAGAGGAGCTTATCGTCTGGTCAAGTTCGGAATTTAATTTTGTAGAACTTCATGACAGCTATTCATCCACATCTTCCATCATGCCCCAGAAAAAGAACCCCGACACCGCCGAGCTGATCCGTGGCAAATCAGGTACGGTAATCGGTTCTCTCATGGGATTGATCTCCATTTGCAAGGCACTCCCGTTAAGTTATAACCGGGACCTGCAGGAAGCTACACCTAACCTCTGGCGTGCTGTTGAAACAACAAGGGGTGCCGTCAGGGTTATGGCAGGAATCTTTGATACGATAAATATAAATACAGACTCAATGGCGTTGCAGTCAGTTATGGGCTTTACCACTGCAACAGAGCTTGCCGATACGATGGTCAGGGCTGCGGGTATTCCCTTCAGGACAGCCCACCAGATCGTGGGAGTACTGGCACGCGGAAACGGAGACCCGACGCTGGAGGATATTGATTCAGTGGCCATGGATGTACTTGGTGAAAAGCTGAGTGATCGGGGAATGAGCCAGGAAATGCTGAAAGAGGCACTTGACCCCCTGTCCAATATCCGCAAGCGCAATATCACAGGCGCTCCTTCACCTGATGAAACTGACAGAGCTATAAGGGCTCGCTCCAGTGAGCTGGAAACTGAGATATCCTCAATAGCGGAAATGAACAAAAGCATTGAGGATTCGTTGAAGATCCTTCTCGAGACGGTAGAAAGCTGTATTGATGAAGGTCCAGAGTAA
- a CDS encoding class II fumarate hydratase yields MVRLEKDTLGEVKVPDNVYYGPQTARAVENFRVSGERLPASFIRAQAAIKTASARANMQSGRLDQKIGEAIVQAATEIRGGKFDKQFVVDAFQSGAGTSQNMNANEVIANRALEIMGYGKGRYDIIHPNDHVNMSQSSNDTTHTAIHISAMESLKKDLLPVVIELNELLLNRAAEFMEIVKPGRTHLQDAVPITLGQEFSGYARTVELGVERLFRAMNDLEELNMGGTAVGTGLNTPTGFGAIAIKEMNSLTGIDFRLAENAFEATQGADAILNTSAALRNLAASLIKIANDLRLLSSGPRASLGEIKLPAVQPGSSIMPGKVNPVMAEMLNMACFQVIGNDTAIMMAAQAGQLELNVFTPVLAYNLLKSIHILSGAIDSFNRNCLNGITANRERCAKLAESSLAIATSLAPEIGYEKAAEVSYRAHRENRTIREIVDEMGILTEEEKQELLDPMKLTGVKK; encoded by the coding sequence ATGGTACGTTTGGAGAAAGATACCTTAGGGGAAGTGAAAGTTCCCGACAATGTGTATTACGGACCTCAGACAGCAAGGGCTGTAGAGAATTTCAGGGTCAGCGGTGAAAGACTGCCTGCATCTTTCATAAGAGCCCAAGCAGCCATCAAGACCGCCTCTGCCAGGGCGAATATGCAAAGCGGGAGACTTGATCAAAAAATAGGTGAAGCCATAGTTCAGGCTGCAACAGAGATCAGGGGAGGAAAATTCGACAAGCAGTTCGTGGTGGATGCTTTCCAGTCAGGGGCGGGTACTTCGCAGAACATGAATGCAAACGAGGTTATAGCAAACCGTGCCCTTGAGATAATGGGATACGGGAAAGGACGATATGACATCATCCATCCTAATGATCACGTCAACATGTCGCAGTCATCAAATGATACAACACACACTGCAATACATATCTCTGCCATGGAATCCCTGAAAAAGGATCTGCTTCCCGTTGTCATCGAACTGAATGAACTGTTACTGAACAGGGCAGCTGAATTCATGGAGATAGTAAAACCCGGAAGAACACATCTACAGGATGCGGTTCCTATCACCCTGGGACAGGAATTCAGTGGCTATGCAAGAACTGTTGAACTTGGAGTTGAACGTCTCTTTCGGGCAATGAATGATCTCGAAGAGTTAAATATGGGTGGAACTGCTGTTGGTACCGGCCTGAACACACCGACAGGATTCGGGGCCATTGCGATCAAAGAGATGAACAGCTTAACAGGGATCGACTTCAGGCTTGCGGAAAATGCATTCGAAGCCACCCAGGGAGCAGATGCGATTCTCAATACTTCTGCTGCACTTCGAAACCTTGCAGCCAGTCTCATAAAGATCGCAAACGACCTGAGATTGCTTTCAAGTGGCCCGAGAGCCAGCCTGGGAGAGATCAAACTGCCTGCTGTACAGCCCGGTTCATCGATCATGCCCGGAAAGGTCAATCCCGTTATGGCTGAAATGCTCAACATGGCATGTTTCCAGGTTATCGGGAATGATACTGCAATAATGATGGCTGCACAGGCCGGACAGCTTGAACTCAATGTCTTCACCCCGGTTCTGGCCTACAACCTGCTCAAATCCATACATATACTCAGCGGAGCCATTGATTCATTCAACAGGAACTGCCTGAACGGGATTACAGCCAACAGAGAAAGATGTGCTAAACTGGCAGAATCCAGCCTGGCAATTGCCACATCCCTTGCCCCTGAAATCGGTTATGAGAAAGCGGCAGAAGTGTCTTATCGGGCCCATCGCGAAAACCGGACAATAAGAGAGATTGTTGACGAGATGGGAATCCTGACAGAGGAAGAAAAGCAGGAACTCCTGGACCCCATGAAACTTACTGGAGTAAAGAAATGA